The window CGCCAACTTCAGCTGGGCGCCGGCCGACTGGCCGGAGGACTCGCCGTGGCAGCGGATGTTCCGCAACGCGCGGGTGTGGGTCGGCTGACGATCCGCGATCCGGCATTGGCGATGTGACGAAAACGCCCGGTGGCCCGCGAGCCGCCGGGCGTTTCCGTTCCGGCGCGAGCCCCCGGCCTGCTAAAGTCGGCGGCGGATTTCCGGGGTGCCGCGCGTGAACGCAGTCGCAAGCCAGCTCGAACCCATGCCGGACGACGCCGACGAGCGCGTCGTCGCGCTGCTGCTCCAGCGCGGCAAGCTGAAGGACGCCGACCTGGCGCGCGCGCGCCGCCTGCATGAGCAGGACGGCGGCGGTCTGCTGCTGCTGTTGGCGCGGCTGGGGCTGGTCTCCGAGCGCGACCACGCCGAAGCCTGCGCGGCCGAGCTGGGCCTGCCGCTGCGCAGCGCCCGCGACGTGCCGGAGCTGCCGCCGGACGAGGCGGCGCTGGCGCTGAAGTTCATGAAGCAGTTCCACGTGGTGCCGGTGGCGGCCGATGCCGGGCACGTCGACGTGCTGCTGGCCGATCCGCAGGACGGCTACGTGCTGGACGCGGTGCGGCTGGCGGCCGGGCGCGAGGTGCGGCCGGCGGTGGCGCTGCGCAGCGAGATCGACGAACTGATCGAACGCTGGCACGGCCAAGGCCGCAGCGCGATGGACAGCATCGTGGAGAACGCCGAGGGCGAGGAAGGCTTCGACGACGTCGAGCACCTGCGCGACCTCGCCTCGGAAGCGCCGGTGATCCGGCTGGTCAACCTGGTGATCCAGCGCGCGGTGGAACTGCGCGCCTCCGACATCCACATCGAACCCTTCGAGAACCGGCTGAAGGTGCGCTACCGCATCGACGGCGTGCTGGAGGAGGGCGAAAGCCCGCCGGCCAACCTCACCGCCGCGATCATCAGCCGCATCAAGATCATGGCCCGGCTCAACATCGCCGAGCGCCGCCTGCCGCAGGACGGCCGCATCGTCATGCGCGTGCAGGGCAAGGAACTCGACCTGCGCGTGTCCACCGTGCCGACCGCGCACGGCGAATCGGTGGTGATGCGCCTGCTCGACCGCGAGACCGTGGTGCTGGACTTCGAGCGCCTCGGCTTCGGCGCCGCGTTCATGCCGCGCTTCCAGAAGGTGCTGGAGCAGCCGCACGGCATCCTGCTGGTGACCGGACCGACCGGCTCGGGCAAGACCACCTCGCTGTACACCGCGCTGTCGAAGCTCAACACCCCGAAGGTCAAGATCATCACCGTCGAAGACCCGGTGGAATACCAGATCGAGGGGATCAACCAGATCCAGGCCAAGCCGGCGATCGGGCTGGACTTCGCCAACGCGCTGCGCAGCATCGTCCGCCAGGATCCGGACATCATCATGATCGGCGAAATGCGCGACCTGGAAACCGCGCGCATCGCGATCCAGTCCGCGCTCACCGGCCACCTGGTGCTGAGCACGCTGCACACCAACAACGCCGCCGGCGGCATCACCCGCCTGCTGGACATGGGCGTCGAGGATTACCTGCTCACCTCCACCGTCAACGGCATCCTCGCCCAGCGGCTGGTGCGCCGGCTGGAGCCCACGCACGCGGAGAAGTACCCGGCCTCGCCCGAGGAGATCGAGAAATTCGGCCTGCGCCGCTTCCAGCCGCAGGGCGAGATCTTCCTGTATCGCGCGGTGCCGTCCGCGCTGTCGCCGACCGGCTACCTCGGCCGCACCACCATCATGGAACTGCTGGTGATGGACGACGAGGTGCGCCGCGCGGTGATGCGCCACGCCGGCATGGACGAGATCGAGAAGCTCGCGCGTCAGGCCGGCATGGCGACGATGTACGAGGTCGGCATCATCAAGGCGCTGCGCGGCGAGACGACCATCGAGGAAGTCCTGCGCGTGACCGAGGACGCCT is drawn from Thermomonas brevis and contains these coding sequences:
- the gspE gene encoding type II secretion system ATPase GspE — its product is MNAVASQLEPMPDDADERVVALLLQRGKLKDADLARARRLHEQDGGGLLLLLARLGLVSERDHAEACAAELGLPLRSARDVPELPPDEAALALKFMKQFHVVPVAADAGHVDVLLADPQDGYVLDAVRLAAGREVRPAVALRSEIDELIERWHGQGRSAMDSIVENAEGEEGFDDVEHLRDLASEAPVIRLVNLVIQRAVELRASDIHIEPFENRLKVRYRIDGVLEEGESPPANLTAAIISRIKIMARLNIAERRLPQDGRIVMRVQGKELDLRVSTVPTAHGESVVMRLLDRETVVLDFERLGFGAAFMPRFQKVLEQPHGILLVTGPTGSGKTTSLYTALSKLNTPKVKIITVEDPVEYQIEGINQIQAKPAIGLDFANALRSIVRQDPDIIMIGEMRDLETARIAIQSALTGHLVLSTLHTNNAAGGITRLLDMGVEDYLLTSTVNGILAQRLVRRLEPTHAEKYPASPEEIEKFGLRRFQPQGEIFLYRAVPSALSPTGYLGRTTIMELLVMDDEVRRAVMRHAGMDEIEKLARQAGMATMYEVGIIKALRGETTIEEVLRVTEDA